One Oceanispirochaeta sp. DNA window includes the following coding sequences:
- a CDS encoding gamma carbonic anhydrase family protein, which yields MIYSLKGKTPSIDDKVGFIAPSADIIGDAKIAEGVSIWFNTVIRADMDSVSIGKNSNIQDCAVVHTDYGMPTFLGEGVTVGHTVVIHGCRIGDNCLIGMGAVILNGADIGEDCLIGAGSLVPQGMKVPPRSLVIGSPAKVVREMKPGMIDAIRRNSAAYLSNSSDYLIELVAL from the coding sequence ATGATCTATTCACTGAAAGGAAAAACTCCTTCTATTGATGACAAGGTTGGTTTTATTGCCCCCAGTGCAGACATTATTGGGGATGCAAAAATTGCAGAGGGTGTCAGTATCTGGTTTAATACGGTGATTAGGGCAGACATGGACTCTGTCAGCATCGGTAAAAACAGCAATATTCAGGACTGTGCCGTTGTTCATACGGATTATGGAATGCCCACATTCCTAGGTGAAGGAGTCACCGTTGGTCATACGGTGGTCATTCATGGATGCCGTATCGGCGACAACTGCCTGATCGGAATGGGGGCTGTCATTTTAAACGGTGCGGATATTGGAGAAGATTGTCTTATCGGTGCCGGAAGTCTTGTCCCTCAGGGGATGAAAGTCCCTCCCCGTTCTCTTGTCATAGGATCTCCCGCCAAGGTTGTCCGAGAGATGAAACCTGGCATGATTGATGCTATCAGAAGGAACAGTGCCGCCTATCTGTCAAACAGCAGCGACTATCTGATCGAACTGGTGGCTCTTTGA